A portion of the Drosophila sechellia strain sech25 chromosome 2R, ASM438219v1, whole genome shotgun sequence genome contains these proteins:
- the LOC6609896 gene encoding lysophosphatidylserine lipase ABHD12 isoform X1 yields MYELHNCLRSVFLATLIPGTILLSWLTGLVGLRSLQACLLIFFLIFVVLPLIFRYSVTFQRGILFLTFIKYPKGLDLTKPESVGLYATRNFYITVKDHDQDEDGVRVGVWHVLPSNAVRRFKRELRVEEEVAQDPDQQLDPAPGNEHELKELSPAIRSEFPVVLPENEQLFYERLLRMPGGTVVLYLHGNTASRGSGHRSEVYKLLRKLNYHVFSFDYRGYADSDPVPPTEEGVVRDAMMVFEYIANTTSNPIVVWGHSLGTGVATHLCAKLASLRERAPRGVILESPFTNIRDEIRMHPFAKLYKNLPWFNFTISQPMYTNRLRFESDVHVLEFRQPIMIIHAEDDVVVPFNLGYRLYRIALDGRSRSSGPVEFHRFGASRKYGHKYLCRAPELPGLIQKFVENYRDAVY; encoded by the exons ATGTACGAGCTTCATAATTGCCTAAGGTCCGTTTTCTTAGCCACACTCATTCCCGGAACGATCCTACTTAGTTGGCTAACTGGTCT GGTGGGTCTGCGATCTCTGCAAGCTTGTCTGCTGATCTTCTTCCTGATTTTCGTGGTCCTGCCTTTGATATTTCGGTACTCTGTAACGTTCCAGCGTGGCATCCTATTTCTGACATTTA TTAAGTATCCCAAAGGACTCGATCTCACCAAGCCGGAAAGCGTGGGTCTGTATGCCACACGGAACTTCTACATAACCGTAAAGGATCACGATCAGGACGAGGATGGAGTGCGAGTTGGTGTGTGGCACGTCCTGCCCAGCAATGCAGTGCGTCGTTTTAAGCGTGAGCTGCGCGTGGAGGAGGAAGTGGCCCAGGACCCGGATCAGCAGCTGGATCCTGCCCCTGGCAACGAACACGAGCTGAAGGAGCTATCGCCAGCCATACGGTCTGAATTTCCCGTCGTGCTGCCGGAAAACGAGCAGCTCTTCTATGAGCGATTGCTGCGGATGCCTGGCGGGACTGTGGTCCTCTATCTCCACGGAAACACAGCTAGCCGAGGCAGTGGTCACCGATCGGAGGTGTATAAGCTACTGCGGAAGCTCAACTACCATGTGTTCTCCTTCGACTACAGAGGCTATGCCGACTCCGATCCCGTGCCTCCGACGGAGGAAGGCGTTGTGCGCGATGCCATGATGGTTTTTGAATACATAGCCAACACCACTTCCAATCCGATTGTGGTGTGGGGCCATTCCCTTGGCACCGGAGTGGCCACGCATCTTTGCGCCAAGCTAGCCAGCCTACGGGAAAGGGCTCCCAGGGGAGTGATCCTCGAAAGCCCGTTCACCAACATTCGGGACGAGATACGCATGCATCCGTTTGCCAAGCTGTATAAGAATCTGCCCTGGTTCAATTTTACCATCTCGCAACCAATGTACACCAATAGGCTGAGATTTGAGTCGGATGTTCATGTTTTGGAGTTCCGGCAACCCATCATGATCATCCATGCTGAGGACGATGTCGTTGTGCCGTTTAATCTGGGCTATCGTCTGTATAGGATCGCATTGGATGGAAGAAGTCGATCCTCGGGACCCGTGGAGTTCCATCGCTTTGGGGCGAGCCGAAAGTATGGACACAAATACCTCTGCCGAGCACCGGAATTGCCGGGACTGATCCAAAAGTTTGTGGAGAACTACCGTGACGCCGTATACTAG
- the LOC6609894 gene encoding exostosin-3 has product MPPAYDLGHSGEAYQPLDTGSGGGNDACAPNSSSAQIRHSMGFRTSWMRQFRRYKLPMVLLMLLFLVSCLAYRILSVEQDAPPLDLHRSSPLLDAYEDFSAMRAGDLKMRIEEMVRIKSTVSVELRELESRRQKLQSDISQYNQKIEELKQELLREQTELERLKISVEQAQVAQREAVQRNTPDLALPRSFLPNTLPRKNNPITGGMAASCEMHNCFNHSRCSLTSGFPVYLYDPDEHSVQRKGYDIDGFLKTTLKQTLGYNAHIVKDPKHACIYLVLVGEALLEQDLLRNNRYAAQEAEHQQPSTPTLENDCPVDMEKLYSLPYWGGDGRNHVLLNLARRDLTSHRTNPLYRQNTMRAIVVQSAFEREQFRPGYDLIVPPILGPPGGDVWQECAEMVPARRKYLLTYQGELRPKQSSLNPLDAFILEHLADMAKGATQDQFVLQFQCVPATELQEGDSLPDWTLCGSDSSRRQLLKDSTFSLILPPLNGRVSSTLMLARIYEALRSGAVPVILGADELRLPYAETVDWRRTALLLPKARITELHFLLRAVQDADLLLLRRQGRLIWERYLSSVQATVDTVIASLRDRLGIPPRPVPSVIAQSVFNSTFIPLKSDPPVGLDTEPEESLGPIEPPYPSPAFRRNYTILRMQAKEAWNDWLDPFYLYPQLPFDPALPSEAKFMGSHTGFRPIGKGLGGAGKEFGESLGGNYPREQFTIVMLTYEREQVLMDSLGRLYGLPYLHKVVVVWNSPKPPLDDLRWPDIGVPVAVLRAPRNSLNNRFLPFDVIETEAVLSVDDDAHLRHDEILFGFRVWREHRDRVVGFPGRYHAWDLGNPNGQWHYNSNYSCELSMVLTGAAFVHKYYLYLYTYHLPQAIRDKVDEYMNCEDIAMNFLVSHITRKPPVKVTSRWTFRCTGCPVSLSEDDTHFQERHKCINFFSRVFGYTPLLNTQYRADSILFKTRIPHDKQKCFKYI; this is encoded by the exons ATGCCACCGGCGTACGACCTTGGCCATTCCGGAGAGGCGTACCAACCCCTGGACActggcagcggcggcggcaacGACGCCTGTGCCCCGAACTCATCCTCCGCGCAAATCCGCCACTCGATGGGATTCCGGACATCCTGGATGCGGCAGTTTCGCCGCTACAAACTGCCCATGGTGCTCCTGATGCTCCTGTTCCTCGTTTCCTGCCTGGCATACCGCATCCTCAGC GTGGAGCAAGATGCCCCGCCACTGGATCTACATCGTAGTTCGCCGCTTCTAGATGCCTACGAAGATTTCAGCGCCATGAGAGCAGGAGATCTAAAGATGCGCATCGAGGAGATGGTTAGAATCAAG AGCACCGTGTCCGTGGAGCTGCGCGAATTGGAGTCCCGTCGCCAGAAGCTGCAATCGGACATTAGCCAGTACAACCAGAAGATCGAGGAGCTCAAACAGGAACTGCTAAGGGAGCAAACGGAACTGGAGCGCCTCAAGATCTCCGTGGAGCAGGCACAGGTGGCCCAGCGGGAGGCTGTTCAGCGGAACACACCGGACTTGGCCTTGCCCCGCTCTTTTTTACCCAACACACTGCCCAGAAAGAATAATCCCATCACTGGAGGGATGGCGGCCAGCTGCGAAATGCACAACTGCTTCAATCACTCCCGCTGCAGTCTAACCTCCGGATTTCCTGTTTATCTGTACGATCCGGATGAGCATAGCGTACAGCGAAAGGGTTACGATATCGATGGTTTCCTGAAGACGACTCTAAAGCAGACTTTGGGATACAATGCTCATATAGTTAAGGATCCCAAGCATGCCTGCATATATCTAGTGCTGGTGGGAGAGGCTCTGCTTGAGCAGGATCTATTGCGAAACAATCGCTATGCGGCTCAGGAGGCGGAGCATCAGCAGCCCTCAACGCCCACTCTTGAAAATGACTGCCCCGTGGACATGGAGAAGCTTTACAGCCTGCCATATTGGGGCGGCGATGGACGCAATCATGTGCTGCTCAACTTGGCGAGAAGAGATCTCACATCCCATCGTACGAATCCTCTCTACAGGCAGAATACCATGCGAGCAATTGTGGTGCAAAGTGCTTTTGAAAGAGAACAGTTCCGTCCAGGTTACGACCTAATTGTGCCCCCTATTCTGGGACCTCCTGGAGGAGATGTGTGGCAGGAGTGCGCGGAAATGGTGCCCGCCCGAAGGAAGTACCTGCTTACCTACCAGGGAGAACTGAGACCCAAACAAAGTAGTTTGAACCCCTTAGATGCGTTTATTCTGGAGCACCTGGCGGATATGGCCAAGGGCGCTACGCAAGATCAGTTCGTTCTGCAGTTCCAGTGCGTCCCAGCTACGGAACTGCAGGAGGGTGATTCCCTGCCAGATTGGACCCTATGTGGCTCGGATTCCTCGCGCCGCCAGTTGCTGAAGGACTCTACGTTTTCTCTGATACTACCCCCGTTGAATGGCAGAGTTTCGTCGACACTAATGCTTGCTAGGATTTATGAAGCTCTTCGTTCTGGAGCAGTGCCTGTTATCCTTGGAGCAGATGAGTTGCGTTTGCCATACGCTGAAACTGTGGATTGGAGAAGAACGGCACTACTCCTACCGAAAGCACGGATCACAGAACTGCATTTCCTTCTACGAGCAGTTCAGGATGCGGACTTACTGCTGCTGCGACGACAGGGGCGACTCATCTGGGAACGCTATTTGAGCTCTGTGCAGGCCACCGTCGATACGGTGATCGCAAGTTTGAGGGATCGTCTTGGAATCCCGCCCAGACCAGTGCCCTCGGTTATAGCGCAAAGTGTGTTCAACAGCACATTTATACCCCTTAAATCCGATCCACCTGTTGGCTTGGATACGGAACCCGAAGAGTCGTTGGGACCCATCGAACCACCCTACCCCAGTCCTGCTTTCCGGCGGAACTATACAATACTGCGTATGCAGGCGAAGGAAGCATGGAATGATTGGTTGGATCCCTTTTACCTATATCCCCAGCTGCCCTTTGATCCTGCGTTGCCTTCGGAAGCCAAGTTCATGGGCTCGCATACAGGCTTTCGTCCGATAGGTAAGGGACTAGGAGGAGCAGGCAAGGAATTTGGCGAGTCACTCGGTGGCAATTACCCCAGGGAGCAGTTCACCATTGTTATGTTAACCTACGAAAGAGAACAAGTCCTGATGGATTCATTGGGCAGATTGTATGGTCTGCCGTATCTGCACAAAGTCGTGGTGGTTTGGAACTCACCGAAGCCACCATTGGATGACCTAAGATGGCCGGATATTGGAGTACCAGTTGCTGTCCTTCGGGCTCCCAGGAATTCGTTAAACAACCGATTTCTGCCTTTTGATGTCATTGAAACCGAGGCTGTGCTCTCTGTCGACGATGATGCTCATCTGCGCCATGACGAGATTCTCTTCGGATTCCGTGTTTGGCGGGAGCATCGCGATCGAGTTGTAGGCTTCCCGGGACGTTACCACGCCTGGGATTTGGGAAATCCCAATGGCCAGTGGCACTACAACTCCAATTACAGCTGCGAACTGAGCATGGTGCTGACAGGAGCTGCGTTTGTACACAAGTACTACCTTTACCTGTACACCTATCACCTGCCACAGGCGATAAGGGACAAGGTGGATGAGTACATGAACTGCGAGGACATTGCCATGAATTTCCTCGTATCGCATATAACTAGAAAACCACCAGTCAAAGTCACCTCCAGGTGGACGTTCCGCTGCACCGGCTGCCCCGTTTCCCTCAGCGAGGATGACACTCACTTCCAGGAGCGGCACAAGTGCATCAATTTCTTCAGCCGGGTGTTCGGCTATACGCCGCTGCTGAACACCCAGTACCGAGCGGACTCCATTCTCTTCAAGACGCGCATCCCGCACGACAAGCAAAAGTGCTTCAAGTACATCTAG
- the LOC6609896 gene encoding lysophosphatidylserine lipase ABHD12 isoform X2 — translation MLFTRRRLLKRVGLRSLQACLLIFFLIFVVLPLIFRYSVTFQRGILFLTFIKYPKGLDLTKPESVGLYATRNFYITVKDHDQDEDGVRVGVWHVLPSNAVRRFKRELRVEEEVAQDPDQQLDPAPGNEHELKELSPAIRSEFPVVLPENEQLFYERLLRMPGGTVVLYLHGNTASRGSGHRSEVYKLLRKLNYHVFSFDYRGYADSDPVPPTEEGVVRDAMMVFEYIANTTSNPIVVWGHSLGTGVATHLCAKLASLRERAPRGVILESPFTNIRDEIRMHPFAKLYKNLPWFNFTISQPMYTNRLRFESDVHVLEFRQPIMIIHAEDDVVVPFNLGYRLYRIALDGRSRSSGPVEFHRFGASRKYGHKYLCRAPELPGLIQKFVENYRDAVY, via the exons ATGCTCTTCACGCGCCGGCGACTCCTCAAaag GGTGGGTCTGCGATCTCTGCAAGCTTGTCTGCTGATCTTCTTCCTGATTTTCGTGGTCCTGCCTTTGATATTTCGGTACTCTGTAACGTTCCAGCGTGGCATCCTATTTCTGACATTTA TTAAGTATCCCAAAGGACTCGATCTCACCAAGCCGGAAAGCGTGGGTCTGTATGCCACACGGAACTTCTACATAACCGTAAAGGATCACGATCAGGACGAGGATGGAGTGCGAGTTGGTGTGTGGCACGTCCTGCCCAGCAATGCAGTGCGTCGTTTTAAGCGTGAGCTGCGCGTGGAGGAGGAAGTGGCCCAGGACCCGGATCAGCAGCTGGATCCTGCCCCTGGCAACGAACACGAGCTGAAGGAGCTATCGCCAGCCATACGGTCTGAATTTCCCGTCGTGCTGCCGGAAAACGAGCAGCTCTTCTATGAGCGATTGCTGCGGATGCCTGGCGGGACTGTGGTCCTCTATCTCCACGGAAACACAGCTAGCCGAGGCAGTGGTCACCGATCGGAGGTGTATAAGCTACTGCGGAAGCTCAACTACCATGTGTTCTCCTTCGACTACAGAGGCTATGCCGACTCCGATCCCGTGCCTCCGACGGAGGAAGGCGTTGTGCGCGATGCCATGATGGTTTTTGAATACATAGCCAACACCACTTCCAATCCGATTGTGGTGTGGGGCCATTCCCTTGGCACCGGAGTGGCCACGCATCTTTGCGCCAAGCTAGCCAGCCTACGGGAAAGGGCTCCCAGGGGAGTGATCCTCGAAAGCCCGTTCACCAACATTCGGGACGAGATACGCATGCATCCGTTTGCCAAGCTGTATAAGAATCTGCCCTGGTTCAATTTTACCATCTCGCAACCAATGTACACCAATAGGCTGAGATTTGAGTCGGATGTTCATGTTTTGGAGTTCCGGCAACCCATCATGATCATCCATGCTGAGGACGATGTCGTTGTGCCGTTTAATCTGGGCTATCGTCTGTATAGGATCGCATTGGATGGAAGAAGTCGATCCTCGGGACCCGTGGAGTTCCATCGCTTTGGGGCGAGCCGAAAGTATGGACACAAATACCTCTGCCGAGCACCGGAATTGCCGGGACTGATCCAAAAGTTTGTGGAGAACTACCGTGACGCCGTATACTAG
- the LOC6609895 gene encoding ankyrin repeat domain-containing protein 13D isoform X2: MRSVEEIKAEYPLHWHIWHNEPEQLQAAIDQNDKEKIDPRGRTPLMLAVRLANLPCVKCLLAAKCNATYEHEGWSIVQEAVCTGDVDILTAIIEVRDLQRHVQRVTHVPKLLQHLLDAPDFYIEMKWEFTSWVPLMSRLCPSDTYKVYKRGANVRIDTTLLGFDNNTWQRGNRSYIFKGAKETATMIEIDHDTNEVMVEEMSSDIGDIVAIPPALGTVRARLNAPVITNNIEMDKISFERNKCGIWGWRSEKSEVINGYNCKVYGASNVEFVTKTRMDHLSEEQIKNKTARTPLHSLLGIADEDYVSPADAAAALKDRSPSPRLEEASNAGVENGGRNSPAPGNQSNGSSACASGTCTPKSSVTPEEYFTQEFDLHGRDVGGPKNLSTKVQRFKANLWLAEEHPIRLQEQVLPILDLMSTMASPHVSKLRDFITMQLPAGFPVKVEIPLFHVLNACITFGNVFALTTPVDNVATLQEQDRVTCLVDDRCFDIPAHYTNRGSDVRRQIPLDEDDMLQYAIEQSLVETSGACGVDARDDDKVDIWEVLRGQNVVGSDLLPEDDEQLQRGHRLSSHLLSPHRQQYGRFSPSPKHQPQSFPHSQLQLEPQTRGRSASAGAQFKNDLGYMKKIFK, translated from the exons ATGAGGAGCGTCGAGGAGATCAAAGCGGAGTACCCGCTGCACTGGCATATCTGGCACAACGAACCGGAGCAGCTGCAGGCGGCCATCGACCAG AACGATAAGGAGAAAATCGATCCCCGCGGCCGGACGCCACTGATGCTGGCTGTGAGATTGGCCAATTTGCCATGCGTTAAATGCCTTCTGGCGGCCAAATGCAATGCCACCTATGAGCACGAAGGCTGGTCCA TTGTTCAGGAAGCCGTCTGCACCGGCGATGTGGACATACTGACGGCCATCATCGAAGTCCGGGATCTCCAGCGTCATGTCCAGCGGGTTACGCATGTGCCTAAGCTGCTGCAGCACCTACTGGACGCACCCGACTTCTACATCGAGATGAAGTGGGAGTTCACTTCCTGGGTGCCTCTGATGTCGCGTCTCTGTCCAAGCGACACCTACAAGGTCTACAAGCGGGGAGCCAATGTCCGGATAGATACCACCCTGCTGGGCTTCGACAACAACACCTGGCAAAGGGGCAATCGCTCCTACATCTTCAAGGGCGCCA AAGAAACTGCCACGATGATCGAGATCGATCACGATACAAACGAAGTCATGGTGGAGGAGATGAGCAGCGATATCGGTGATATTGTGGCCATTCCACCAGCCTTGGGCACCGTGAGGGCGCGTCTCAATGCCCCGGTGATCACGAACAACATCGAGATGGACAAGATTAGCTTCGAGCGCAACAAGTGCGGCATATGGGGATGGCGTAGCGAGAAATCTGAGGTGATCAACGGCTACAACTGCAAGGTGTACGGGGCCAGCAACGTGGAGTTTGTTACAAAGACGCGAATGGATCACCTTAGCGAGGAGCAAATCAAG AACAAGACAGCGAGGACGCCACTGCATAGCCTGCTGGGAATTGCTGATGAGGACTATGTATCCCCCGCTGATGCGGCTGCGGCACTAAAAGATCGC TCACCATCGCCCCGGTTGGAGGAAGCTTCCAACGCTGGAGTCGAAAATGGTGGTCGAAACTCACCAGCCCCTGGAAATCAGAGCAACGGAAGCTCCGCCTGTGCGTCAGGCACCTGTACTCCCAAGTCTTCTGTTACTCCGGAGGAGTATTTCACTCAGGAGTTTGATCTTCACGGAAGGGATGTAGGCGGTCCCAAGAACCTGAGCACAAAGGTGCAGCGCTTTAAAGCCAACCTATGGTTAGCCGAGGAGCACCCTATTCGACTGCAGGAACAAGTGCTTCCCATTCTGGATCTCATGTCCACCATGGCCAGTCCACATGTGTCCAAGCTGAGAGACTTTATCACCATGCAGCTGCCTGCTGGTTTTCCAGTCAAAGTGGAAATCCCGCTCTTCCATGTTCTAAATGCCTGTATTACATTTGGAAATGTATTTGCTTTAACCACGCCCGTGGATAACGTGGCCACGCTGCAGGAGCAAGATCGTGTCACTTGTTTGGTCGATGATCGCTGTTTCGATATTCCAGCTCACTACACAAACAGGGGCAGCGATGTCCGTCGTCAAATTCCTCTTGACGAGGATGACATGCTACAGTATGCAATTGAGCAGAGTTTGGTGGAAACAAGCGGAGCCTGTGGCGTGGACGCCCGAGACGACGACAAGGTGGACATCTGGGAAGTGTTGAGAGGGCAAAATGTCGTGGGCTCCGATCTCCTGCCAGAAGATGACGAGCAGCTGCAACG TGGCCACCGCTTATCCTCGCACTTACTGTCTCCCCATCGCCAGCAGTACGGGCGGTTTTCGCCCTCGCCCAAGCACCAACCCCAGTCCTTTCCCCACTCGCAACTCCAACTGGAGCCGCAAACTCGTGGGCGATCAGCCTCGGCTGGTGCGCAGTTCAAAAACGATTTGGGCTACATGAAGAAGATCTTCAAGTAG
- the LOC6609895 gene encoding ankyrin repeat domain-containing protein 13D isoform X1 codes for MRSVEEIKAEYPLHWHIWHNEPEQLQAAIDQNDKEKIDPRGRTPLMLAVRLANLPCVKCLLAAKCNATYEHEGWSIVQEAVCTGDVDILTAIIEVRDLQRHVQRVTHVPKLLQHLLDAPDFYIEMKWEFTSWVPLMSRLCPSDTYKVYKRGANVRIDTTLLGFDNNTWQRGNRSYIFKGAKETATMIEIDHDTNEVMVEEMSSDIGDIVAIPPALGTVRARLNAPVITNNIEMDKISFERNKCGIWGWRSEKSEVINGYNCKVYGASNVEFVTKTRMDHLSEEQIKNKTARTPLHSLLGIADEDYVSPADAAAALKDRSPSPRLEEASNAGVENGGRNSPAPGNQSNGSSACASGTCTPKSSVTPEEYFTQEFDLHGRDVGGPKNLSTKVQRFKANLWLAEEHPIRLQEQVLPILDLMSTMASPHVSKLRDFITMQLPAGFPVKVEIPLFHVLNACITFGNVFALTTPVDNVATLQEQDRVTCLVDDRCFDIPAHYTNRGSDVRRQIPLDEDDMLQYAIEQSLVETSGACGVDARDDDKVDIWEVLRGQNVVGSDLLPEDDEQLQRVLQESLLGAHANLQSGSPASDEDDDGGFRYVDPDLAMAMRLSQQEQRKFELERQQEQEMIEQALKLSLQEH; via the exons ATGAGGAGCGTCGAGGAGATCAAAGCGGAGTACCCGCTGCACTGGCATATCTGGCACAACGAACCGGAGCAGCTGCAGGCGGCCATCGACCAG AACGATAAGGAGAAAATCGATCCCCGCGGCCGGACGCCACTGATGCTGGCTGTGAGATTGGCCAATTTGCCATGCGTTAAATGCCTTCTGGCGGCCAAATGCAATGCCACCTATGAGCACGAAGGCTGGTCCA TTGTTCAGGAAGCCGTCTGCACCGGCGATGTGGACATACTGACGGCCATCATCGAAGTCCGGGATCTCCAGCGTCATGTCCAGCGGGTTACGCATGTGCCTAAGCTGCTGCAGCACCTACTGGACGCACCCGACTTCTACATCGAGATGAAGTGGGAGTTCACTTCCTGGGTGCCTCTGATGTCGCGTCTCTGTCCAAGCGACACCTACAAGGTCTACAAGCGGGGAGCCAATGTCCGGATAGATACCACCCTGCTGGGCTTCGACAACAACACCTGGCAAAGGGGCAATCGCTCCTACATCTTCAAGGGCGCCA AAGAAACTGCCACGATGATCGAGATCGATCACGATACAAACGAAGTCATGGTGGAGGAGATGAGCAGCGATATCGGTGATATTGTGGCCATTCCACCAGCCTTGGGCACCGTGAGGGCGCGTCTCAATGCCCCGGTGATCACGAACAACATCGAGATGGACAAGATTAGCTTCGAGCGCAACAAGTGCGGCATATGGGGATGGCGTAGCGAGAAATCTGAGGTGATCAACGGCTACAACTGCAAGGTGTACGGGGCCAGCAACGTGGAGTTTGTTACAAAGACGCGAATGGATCACCTTAGCGAGGAGCAAATCAAG AACAAGACAGCGAGGACGCCACTGCATAGCCTGCTGGGAATTGCTGATGAGGACTATGTATCCCCCGCTGATGCGGCTGCGGCACTAAAAGATCGC TCACCATCGCCCCGGTTGGAGGAAGCTTCCAACGCTGGAGTCGAAAATGGTGGTCGAAACTCACCAGCCCCTGGAAATCAGAGCAACGGAAGCTCCGCCTGTGCGTCAGGCACCTGTACTCCCAAGTCTTCTGTTACTCCGGAGGAGTATTTCACTCAGGAGTTTGATCTTCACGGAAGGGATGTAGGCGGTCCCAAGAACCTGAGCACAAAGGTGCAGCGCTTTAAAGCCAACCTATGGTTAGCCGAGGAGCACCCTATTCGACTGCAGGAACAAGTGCTTCCCATTCTGGATCTCATGTCCACCATGGCCAGTCCACATGTGTCCAAGCTGAGAGACTTTATCACCATGCAGCTGCCTGCTGGTTTTCCAGTCAAAGTGGAAATCCCGCTCTTCCATGTTCTAAATGCCTGTATTACATTTGGAAATGTATTTGCTTTAACCACGCCCGTGGATAACGTGGCCACGCTGCAGGAGCAAGATCGTGTCACTTGTTTGGTCGATGATCGCTGTTTCGATATTCCAGCTCACTACACAAACAGGGGCAGCGATGTCCGTCGTCAAATTCCTCTTGACGAGGATGACATGCTACAGTATGCAATTGAGCAGAGTTTGGTGGAAACAAGCGGAGCCTGTGGCGTGGACGCCCGAGACGACGACAAGGTGGACATCTGGGAAGTGTTGAGAGGGCAAAATGTCGTGGGCTCCGATCTCCTGCCAGAAGATGACGAGCAGCTGCAACG AGTCCTGCAGGAATCACTGCTTGGCGCCCATGCTAATCTCCAAAGCGGTTCGCCCGCCTCCGACGAAGACGACGATGGAGGCTTCCGGTATGTGGATCCCGATTTGGCCATGGCCATGCGACTGTCGCAGCAAGAGCAGAGAAAGTTCGAACTGGagcggcagcaggagcaggagatgATCGAGCAGGCGCTGAAGCTTAGCCTGCAAGAGCACTAA